AAAGTTTCTCAACTTACTTCACGAGATTAATATAACCTTGCTACAAAAGCCAGGcaaggacaattttttttaaataaataatttttaaaaatcagttttattaaagtatactttacatataatcaaagaaccaattttaagtgtacattttgataagttttgacaaatgataGTGTAAGCACTATCACAATCAAGGTATAAAAGATATTATTACCCTAAAAAGTTCCACTGTGTCCcttcccaggcaaccactgatcctctTTCTGTCACTCTAGATGATTTGTCTTTCTAAACTTCcacatgagtggaatcatacagtatgtatccttttgcatcttgctttttttgcTCAGCAtgttttttgagattcatccatgttgttgcatgtgtcagTAGTTAATTCCTTCTTattgatgagtagtattccattgtgtggatgtaccataatttgtttatccatttacctgttgatggatatttgtgcTATTTCCaatcttttaaaagatattatgaatagagctgccatgaacattttgTATATGAATCgttgtgtggacatacgttttcctTTCTTTGGGGTAAATATCTAAGAGTAAAATGGCTGAgtcttatggtaattctatgtttatgtttataatgAAGTACCAAACCATTTTCCAGAGTCGCTGTAAcatttgacattcccaccagcagtgtatgagagttccagttgctccacacccttgtcagcacttggtattgtcagtctttttaattttagctattctgactGGTGCCTAGTAGcactctgttttcttttagtttttttttttttttaatttattatttatttatttatttatttttggctgcactgggtcttcgttgctgcgtgcgagctttctctagttgctgtgagcaggggctactcttcattgtggtgcatgggcttctcattgtggtggcttctcttgttgcggagcatgggctataggcacgtgggcttcagtagtcgtggcatatgggctcagtagttgtggtttgcaggcactagggcacaggctcagtagttgtggtgcatgagcttagttgccccgcagcatgtgggatcttcctggagcagggctcaaacctgtgtcccctgcgttggcaggcggattcttaaccgctgcgccaccagggaagtcccttcttttagatttttatcatgaaatattttcagcatttgaaatattaatagagaataatataatgaataccTATGTACCCAGTGCCTAGCTTTGTCAGATGTTAACATTTTTCACAATTGCTTCAgatctaatttctttttatgcAGAGAGTCTATTGAGAATTCCACGTACTGCACAATCATATGTCTACATTATGTTTCAGGAGAGGATTTAGAGGCAAGGACAATTTGAGAAAGGAAGATTATAAAACAATTTCCCtcacgaacatagatgcaagaaaaaaaaaacttaaaaatattagcaaacctaaACCAGAATTGACTAAATAATGTAAAACTtaatcaggaattccctggtggtccagtggttaggactccgtgcttccactgcaaggggcatgggttcgatccctggtcagggaactaagatcccgcatgctgcacaccatggccaaaaaaaacaaaaacaaaaacaaaaacaaaaaaaccttaaccAAGCAATACCTAGTTTccattcatacaactcaatgcaTGAAGAGATGAGGGAGGAAAattcatatgaccatctcaatcaATACAATAAAAGCATTTTACATAAGGTGTTTATGATAAACAActactcaaatttttaaaatagaaaaaaaatcatttcacaacagtcatttatgattttaaaaattaggactgTATAACAAATGCCTCTCTTCTCCAGTGAAATTTAGTGTATGTTTTTGAAAtggctttgtcttttttttttttttgtatacattTCCTCGTGTTCCTATTAGTACCCTCTGTTAACCATCATCTCTTGTGGGAGTATTTGGATTTCTGATATGTGGCCTTCCTTCACTGTTAAAAGGCTATGctaagttttgttgtttttcaattCATGATGGAATTTTGGGCCACAGTTTCCACCTGCTTTTGGCAATACATTTCTGGTGTGTTGTCATCTGTTGGAAAATTGTGTTCttcttctttaccttttttttcatAGTTAATTGAACAGATGCtttggtcatttcttttttttttttttaataaatttatttatttattttatttttggctgcgttgggtcttcgttgctgcacgcgggctttctctagttgcggcaagcgggggctactcttcgttgcagtgcacaggcttctccttactgtggcttctcttgttgtggagcacaggctttaggagcacaggcttcagcagttgtggcacacgggctcagtagttgtggctcgcgggctctagagtgcaggctcagtaattgtggcacacgggcttagttgctccgcagcatgtgggatcttcccggaccagggctcatacccgtgtcccctgcattggcaggtggattcttaaccactgcgccaccagggaagccctggtcatttctttttgttactcatttttttttttaaaagcttatcaGTTTAGGggtattttttagtatttatttatttatttggttgcaccaggtcttagttgaggcacgtgagctcctTAGTTACGGCAGGCGGGCtcagttgcagctcgtgggctccttagttgtggcatgcaaactcttagttgcggtatgcatgtgggatctagttccctgaccagggatcgaatccgggccccctgcactgggagcgtggagtcctatccactgcgccactggggaagttcCACTCATATTTAAATGAGCtagatttttctaaattattaacAGGAGGACGTTTGGTGGGGGGTCAGGATGGCTTTCCAGACTTACAAGTTCAAGGACTCCTCTTTTGCCATCACAatggattatttccttaaatttGGCACCTCTGTGTAGCCACTACCTCCTTGGCCTCTGAGAACCTCTCTCAGTTAAGTAAGCATTTACCCCCAACCTTAGGCTTCTTTATTTCACAGGAGACCTCACAGGCTGCCATCTCCCAAGTGCACCTAAGGTGGTGCACTTAATATTAGGAGAATTTTGCTGCCACATCTGGGTCCCTTTGGCTGCTTTAAAACATTCTCTCTCCACCTTTACAGGTATTTGAATCTGTTCAGTCAGCACTGCCCTCAGCTTTTCCCTCCAGGGGTGAGGCCTTTCCTCCCAGGAaggaatatttgctttttttttttttttttagcagtcaCTGGGACCCTCCCTACTCCCCTGCTCTTCTCAGAGGCACTCCTGGGGAATGCCTGCTCAGCGGGGAATTTGGTCACACAGACACATAAATCGGAGTTTGTAGGTACTCTGTATCTCCTAGCTTCACTGAAAATGTAGCGCacgcgtgcacgtgtgtgtgtgtgtgtgtttccaatcTCTTTACAGGCGTCAAGAGGGGAAATTTAGAAATAAACGGCTGCCACATTTCCCTCAAAGCCCTACAAGGAggctttttagaaaagaaaagactTTTTGGCAAAAGCAATGTTGGTGAGTCGGTTATGGTTCTACAGAGCTGTCCCTTGTAGACTCAGAATCCTAACTTGTTTTCCCGCCTCAGGGAAAGCCTCTtgttaaccaagcccctgagtcTGGTGCAAACACCAGGATGCCCTTTTGTTCATTTACAATAAGAAATAGAGCTGCAGCAGAGATCCGTTTCTTCCCAGCCCCCCACACTCGCcccatacacacatgtacactgTATCCATTCAGGTTCTCAAATTTGGTTCATTTGAGgagacagttttgttttgtttttttaatttggctgggctgggtcttagttgaagcacgcaggatctttagttgcagcacgcaggatctttttttagctgcggcatgcgggatctttagttgtgccatgcgaactcttagttgctgcatgtgggatctagttccctgaccagggatggaacccaggccccctgcattgggagcgcagagtcttagccactggaccaccagggaagtgcccagaGATAGTTTATTTACAAAGGTGTGGGTCAGGTATACGTGAATCACAAGGCATATTGTAACCCCGGCCCAAAGGGATGAGGGGAGGAGAGATTACAGCAGTGGTTTTTACTCATTTTGTGCCACAGATCTCTTCGGCATTCTGgtaaagtgtaaaataaaaaatatataacaaagtaAAACAATTACATTGAGCTCCAGTtatcaaaatactaataaaatattgGGATAGAAAAAACCATGTACTTATTACCACATTAAAAGACAAGAGATTTAAAATAGAGgcaagttgggacttccctggcggtccagcgggtaagactccacgctcccaatgcagggggcccgggttccatccctggtcagggaactagaccccacatgccgcaatgaaagatcccgcgtgccacactaAGACCCggcatagccaaataaataaataaatattaaaaaaagaaatacaggcaaGTTGAAGTTAGACTTTAATAAAGATATATCAGTGCAAAAGATGTTGTTGGCTTGAGTAAGAACTTTAAACTGTGAAGTGGTCTTTGACAAGGCAACACGTGTAATGTTGGACGTGAGAAgaggttgtacatttttttcttttccaaattcacAGACCACCTGAAAGTTATTTCCTGGGCTTCTGAAACCTGGAAAAGGACAGCATCATGTAGAGCAGGTTGCCTGGAGAGGAGCATTGCCCATAGATGGAGGTGTCAGCCAGCCTGAGGTGACCTTGTGGGAAGGGAGCCAGAGGAATGAATACCCTTAATGTCCTCCCTCCTGTTGTTTTCCTGCCAGGCTCCCCATCAGCCAAGACAGCTAGAAGCCAGAGGTGCCCTTGATATAGTCTGTACAGGTTAGTCTCCTGGGGCAGAGAACAGAGTGGGAGAGGGAAAATGGAGGGGCAAACAGAAGACATccaggcccccccacccccatgcacaGACAAGCTTTCTGGCCAGTGTATTTTCTTCATGTAGGTACACAGGGGGCCTAATTCTAACCAGGAGTTCCCCTGGAGAGTGTGGAACCATATCAGGGACACTTAGCAACACGGTGCCAGTCCTGTAAGGGGCTCTAACCTCACAGGGTTCTAGCGGGTCATTTCTTGAGCCAGCTCAGCATTCTCTCCCTGACTGCTTGGCTGGACACTAACAACTCTGGCCTCAGTGACTCCTCCTTTTTCTGCCTCCAAGACTCACCAGCCCCACCACCCACTGACACGTACTTAAGCCATGTTGACACCTTCAGTGAGGACAGTAAGCCCTGCAGGCTTGGGAGTCACTCTCTTGCTTTAGGGCCCATggctctcaaacttgagtgtgtaTCAGAATCATCTGAGGCACTTGTTAAAAAGCTATTGCtggaccccacccccagagtttctgattcagtaggtctgggatggggcccaacAATGTGCGTTTCTAACATGTTTCCATGTGATGCTGGTGGAAGGACCACtcgctgagaaccactgctttaaggAGATTCTGCATGTCTCTCCTCAGAGCTAGATTTTGCAGCCTGTCACAGAGTTACCTACTTCCCTTATTTCTGGGTTCACAGCTGCTCCCTGGCAGCTCTCTGCCCACAGGCCCCACCTCCCCTTCAGCCTTGACTGCGGACTGTGAGCTTGCCCTCCCTTTGGTCCAGCGGGCCGGCCCCTGGGTTTTGGTGGGAGGTGTCTTCTCGCATCTCTGTTCTTCACAGGCTTTCCCACATCTGTGCTTATGCTGAGTTTCATTCGCCACTCACTTGCCCATCTAGTTACTCTTTACACTTCATTTTTGTCCCTTGGTCAGAGCAGCTGTCACTTTCTCTTTCCCAGGAAGTTTTTCTGAGCATCTAAGCTCTATCTCACCTTGGTAGTCTGCCAAGCCACCCGCGAGGGAAAGACTACTCTGGGACGCAATCTCAGTCCAAATAAAAGCCAGATTCTTCCCAATGGCCTACAAGGCCCTATGCAATCTGAcctcacctcctgcctctgcttCCCCTCACACACCTGGCTCCACTACACTGGGCTTCCTGCTGCTTCACGAATACTCAGACATCCAGACACGTCCTCACCTTAGGACCTTTGcgtttgctgttccctctgcctgaaatgctcccCTCCTATATATCCACGTGGCTTGTTCCCTCACCTCCTTGaaatctttgctcaaatatcactttCTCAGAGAAGCCTCCCTAAGCACCCTATTTAAATCTGCAGTTCGCGCAGCCCTTCCTATCTCCCTCCCTACTTTGTTCTCCATAGGCACCTACCACCTTTAatatacttgtttatttttattgtctgtctcccccaattAGATTGTCCATGAGGACAAGAGTTTACATTTATTTGGTTCATTGGCCCTAGAaaggtgcctggcatatagtaagcactcaataaatatttgttgaatgaatgtatgaataaaaaaatagattccCCCACCAAGACCATCGGGAGGGCAGGGTTGCAGCTTTCTCCTCAGGGGGAGAGGAAGCTGTGATAAAGGGAACTCAAGAGGCCAGAGTCCCCATCAGCATCTCCCCCAATCATGTGGGTCAGGGAGAGGGCAGTGAGAAATGAAGACTCCCAGCtgcagaagaggaaataggttgggggcgggggagagaaggaaaggtgtGCCCATCAGTGCTGGGGCAGAGTGGCTGGAGCTTGGGGCGGGGAGTTTAGACTAAAGTGTCTCAGTGAGGGGGACGCACTGTCCTGGCCTCCCCTAGAAGCCACTAGCCAAAAAGAGCAGCAAAGAGGATAAAGAGTGTGCCTAGGGAGGACATTTATCAGAGGCTACTCCCCACTCTGTTGAACCCACAGTGACCAGCACCGCCCCACCCCTAATGTCGGCCTCACTCCCTGGCTCTTGTGTCCACCAATGCTATCTCTCTCAGCACCACTGGCCTCCaaagaatctattttttttttttttttggccgtgtcatgcagcttgtgggattttatttcccccaccagggattgaacccaggccctcggcagtgacagcgccacagtcctaaccactggaccaccagggaattcccccaaagaATCTACTGAAATTCTCAAATTCCAGAGCTCTGTAGATTTTACTGAAAATTTCAAAGGAGATAAGATGAGGGGATTACATTGTACATCCTAAAGCAAACAAAGACTCCTTTGTCAGACACTTCCATATTTCCAAGTGCCTCTCTGGAGCTGCCAGGTGGGAAGTGAAGTACCTCTCCCTTTCCAGACCCTGCACCCATCTTGCCACCCTCCCAGATCTGCCAGCAACTTCAGGTTCTTCTCCCATCCACAGTGCAGAAAAATTCAGTCAGCCTTTCCTCAGCTCCCTATCCAAACCTGCGTGTCCAGACTTGTGAAACCTGGGCCTCAGTCACCTGAACCTCCAGACCTGTTCAGAGATTCTTTGTTCCTGAGAATAAACGCTCCCTGGGGTCTTACTGACCTTCCCCCACTCCTTTGGTGGCTTATCGAAATATTTCTTTCACACGCACACTGGGCTCCCCTTAAGAGGAATTAAGGAGAATGttgttttctcatctcctttctaCACCCAGCTCCCCCTTCTTCCTGGGTGCTAGTGTCAGCAGAAGCTGATGGGGAAGTGAGGCCTGGAActcagaggaggagggaaggaggggaaaggggaagttTGGGAGGGAGGCCTCCAGGAAGCTGGTGGGAGAGGACAGCTGGCAGACAGAGAGGCGCCCAGCCTGGTCTGTCTCCTCCAGCATCTGCTGAGCTATGAGCCAAACCAGGGATTTACAGGGTAGGGAAGGTGGAATAGGCAGGATCCTAAAACGGGAGAAAGGAGGTGGacagccctgggctgggggctgggaatcTGGCCCATGAAGGCAGAATTGTGATGGCTTCAGGCTGGGCTTGGGGGTGAGGAGAGGCAGGGGGCAGTGAGGCTACATTAACCTTTGCGCCCCTTCAGGAGGAAAAGCCTTTGGGCTGCTGAAGGCCCAGCAAGAAGAGCGACTCAGTGAAATCAACAAGGTAAAAGGAAGAACTAAGGTgcggggccggggggcggggtggggggcggtggtgTGTGACTAGGAGGGCCTACCCAGGTTCTTGCTTTCCCCCACAGCAATTCCTGGATGATCCCAAATATAGCAGTGACGAGGACCTGCCCTCCAAACTGGAAGCCTTCAAGAGTGAGGGGAAAACTATAGGGGTGGAGAAGGGGGTGAGGAGGGTAGCATTTCCCCAGGAAGAGAGCAGATGGCAGAAACGAAGTTGACTTTTGGGGTGGGAAAAAGGAAGGCTGCCTCTATCGCCACCCTGGTTAGTCCTTTTCCCCGGCCTGCCCCTCTCAGGAGCCCCTCTAGTTCCCTACACCGTACCAGGGCCCTCAGCCTCCCAACCTTCACACTTCCTCTACCTGCCCCACCTCTTCTTCATCTTCCCCCGACACCTAGCACTCGGTcaatccctgccctgcccctgcctggGACCCTCCAGCCAGTGCTTACCCTCTCTGCTTTCTCCCCTCACCCAGAGAAATACATGGAGTTTGACCTGAATGGAAACGGAGATATCGGTGAGAAAAGGGTGATCCTGGGGGAGTGTGCAGATCTAGGAAGAGGGAGGTCTTTCCCACAGTGCTCCATTCCCAGTGGTTCGGGAGAGGGCCCATCGACCAGGGCAGGAAGGGGAATGGGGATGAGGAGGTAGAGGCGACAGAGTGAGAGAGGCTCCCCCTCTTCCTACCCCCATCCTCTGCCTCCAGATATCATGTCCCTGAAGCGAATGCTGGAGAAACTTGAGGTCCCCAAGACCCACCTGGAGCTAAAGAAATTAATCAGGGAGGTATCCAGCGGCCCTGGGGAGACTTTCAGCTACTCTGACTTTCTCAAGATGATGTTGGGCAAGAGATCTGCCATCCTAAAAATGTGAGGGTCCAGTTCCAACCTCCCCTATACTTACCTgtttcctctccccccacctccatccccaggtTCACCTTCTACACATTACTCAGCATGCATTTCTCTTCCGTCTTTTGAGAGACCCTTCCAAGGTGCTATCCTCATCCATGGTCTGGTCCCCACAGCCCCCAGTACTCCCACTCCtgccctttctccttctcctcccacccccacaaaCCTCATCCTTTTCCTGGACTTTCACAGCAGCCTAAAATTTATTCTCTTGAGAGGACTGTCCCCTGATCCCTGTGTCTCTTCCCATCTCCATCAGGATCCTGATGTATGAAGAGAAAGCAAGAGAACAGGAGAAGCCAGCGGGTCCCCCAGCCAAGAAGGCTATCTCTGAGTTGCCCTGATTTGTGGTGAAGGAGATGTGGTAGGATTGAAAGGGCTTCTATGACTCCAACAtggaaaaagaacacaaaattgtGAGCCAGAGCTAAACTAATTTAAATAAACTACCCTCCTTCAGATCAACAGATCAGCTTGGTCActgtttgggggatttttttttttcctgggtttGGGAAGGAGTGAAGCGTCTTTGAGGGAAGGGTAGCAAGGATTTGCCCATCTGAGCAATCCATCAACAATTCTGTAGTATGTCTACTACAGCAGATGGTTTTGAACACCAAGGGGGATTCCAGATGTATAAGATAGCCTTGACCTCCCTCAAGGAATTTAAGTGGGATGAAAAGACATGtacagacaaaaaaatatatcatcCAAGCTCATGATGAAGAGCAAGGATTACCTTGAACCAACATTCTCTATGACTATAAGCTTTGTAACCTCAATGATTATTCAGCCTCTCTGAGTCTTTCATTTGAAAATGAGAgtaatatgatctatcctgcagtgCCTGAGATATCATAAGCCCTCAATAATGTTTAAaacttgaatgaatggatggatggatagatgaaagAACTGGTGTTATTGAATTAAGTAAAGGATTCACGACACTATAAAGCCTGATAATTTAAGTGAAAATGAGTCTTGAGGTCCCGTTGGGGACAAGCTACAACAACCGAGTCTATCTAATAAAAGGAAAAGGGGCTTGTATTAGGAGAGTACTGAGGGCATATTCTGAGGATACAGGATCCCTGGATGGCAGAAAGGGTTAAAAAGCCAATTCCAGGGAAGGCAGGAGCCTGAGAGTTCCCAGGCCTTTGGTGAGGCTATTCCTGGACTTTTCCTCCAAGGGGTCCAGATGCATTAACTCCAGCAACTCCCAGTCATTGGCCACTATTTCAGATTTCCTTACTCCCTGGAAAGCAAGAATCAAATTGGCCCAGCTTGTTTCATGTACCAAGGACAGATCAGGCCCCTAGGGCCATTCATTTTGGCCCTTTCCAATGGTAAAGCCAGGTTGGCATCCTAAAGAGTGCTACAGTAACTGTATAGGACTTCAGATGAGGACGAGATCAATGTGGGTTCAATAAAATTtctgaatataacaaaattaatAGCTAagctttactgagcacctactatacacTGGGTAGAtgctttctgtgtattaattcatttaatcttcccgaCAACTCTGGCGACACCAAGGAGGATAGGAAGGATCTGGAGCTTAAACAATTTGTTCATTCAGGATAAATAAATTGGGTTATATTTACACAATGGACTACTATTATATAGCAATAAGAATGAACAGACTACAACTACATGCAACAATGTGGATCAATTTCATTAATacaatgttgagcaaaagaagacaGACATAAAAGAACCCTtactgtacaattccatttatataaagtacaaaagcaagtaaaactaatatatattgttagaagtcaggataatAGTTAGCCTTGGGGGAGGGCAGTGACTACAAGAGGCCCTCGGGCAGCTTTTGTGCTAGTTAAGGTTCTGTTTTTGGTTACATGTTTTGCTCAGTTCATGAAAAGTTAtcaaaatttcatatatatatatgaaatacacatatatattacacaCTTTgataagaagaatttttttttttcttttttggctgggttgggtcttcattgctgcatgcgggctttctctagttgcagtgagcgggggctactctaaagaagatttaaaaaatcacttattgGACATTAACTATGTTCCATTCCCTATTCCAGGTGCTTGGGATAGaagagtgaacaaaacaaagatccctgccTTTGTGAAGTTTACGTTCTGTTGTAGGAACTGGTGTGGGAGGAGGACagacaataaaaagtaaacataatttaaaatttatatgatcTATTAGAAAATGACAAGTATTATGAAAAAAAGAGAACGTAGAGCAGGTTAAAGGGAATGAGGGGTGCCaggatggtcagggaagattaaaattttgaaaggGTAATCAGGAGAGGCCTCTTTGAGGAGGTGACCAACACTGAGCAAAAACTTCAAGGAAATAAAGGAGTGAGCCATGCAGGTTTCTGGGGGAAGAGTCAGTtgggcagagggaaaaggagCAGAAGGGCCCTAGGGTAAAGACAGGTCTGTGCAGATAGGCAgagtaataaaatcagaaacataagAGAGGGCCAAGTCATCTAGGGTCTTGTGGGCCACAGTAAGGACTTTGGTTTTTATTCTGAGAGAAATGGAGAGGCAATGTAGGACTTTGAGCAAAGGAATGCTTTGAAAACTCCTCTGAGAAAAGGCCCCACTCTGACTGCagtatagagaatagactgcagGAGCAGGGGTAGACTtaggaagaccagttaggaggctgttacTGTAACCCAGGTAACAGATGAGGACGGCTCAGATCAAAGTGGAAGTGAAGAGGTTGGATTCTGTATAATTTCTCAATATAGGATTTCCTGTCTGATTGAAAGTGGAGAGTGAGATAAAGAAAGGAGTCAATGAAGTTTCCAAGGTTTTTTACTtaactggaatttttttaaattaatttttattggagtatagttgcttgacaatgttgtgttagtttaactaatttttaaattgtcatcAGCTGAGATGGTGAAGGCTGTGGATAGAGCAGGTATTGGAGGACTGGAGATCAAAATGTTCAGTTTTGGACATACTGAATTTGAAATGATGTTAGATACCCAAGAGGTGATGTCAAGTACATAGCTGTGTATACAAGTCTGGGTTTTGGAGTGAGGTCTCTGATGAATAGACacatttgggagtcatcagcatataAACGTTATTTCAAGCCATGAGACTGATGCTCTTGGCAGTTTGGGTAGAAGGTGGGGATGAAGGCTTGACTGGAGTGGGTTTAAGAAAGAATGAGAGGAGAGACATTGGAGACAGTGTATATGGATAGGTCTTCCAAGAAATTCTGCTGTGGTAACTGACCGGGGAAAGGGGACACGAGAATCATTTTGAAAGtttgagagggacttccctggtggtgcagtggttaagaatccaccttccaggccttccctggtggtggagcggttaagaatccccctgccaatgcaggggacacgggttcgagccctggtctgggaagatcccacatgctgccgagcaactaagcccgtgtgccacaactactgagcctgtgctctacagcttgcaagccacaactactgagcccgcgagccacaactactgaagcctgcgcgcctagagcccatgctccgcaacaagagaagccaccacaatgagaagcctgcgcactgcgagtagaccccactcaccacaactagagaaagcctgccggcagcaacaaagacccaacatagccaaaaataaattaattcattaaaaaaaaaaaaa
This genomic interval from Balaenoptera ricei isolate mBalRic1 chromosome 11, mBalRic1.hap2, whole genome shotgun sequence contains the following:
- the AIF1 gene encoding allograft inflammatory factor 1, yielding MSQTRDLQGGKAFGLLKAQQEERLSEINKQFLDDPKYSSDEDLPSKLEAFKKKYMEFDLNGNGDIDIMSLKRMLEKLEVPKTHLELKKLIREVSSGPGETFSYSDFLKMMLGKRSAILKMILMYEEKAREQEKPAGPPAKKAISELP